From one Culex quinquefasciatus strain JHB chromosome 3, VPISU_Cqui_1.0_pri_paternal, whole genome shotgun sequence genomic stretch:
- the LOC6041095 gene encoding uncharacterized protein LOC6041095 isoform X4 codes for MRWHQIPDVATMETTDSSSYKRLISTTSTAIPTTGSPTMATVTAGATVTAAPYAPQRRMSDQDRPLFEALIADDHSEHPRRRHACTGRFLTMHKRRRKKLNTRSLALDQAILDDILHGQVQCILDRVGNWRFNAFTLETVTGGRSLPVLCVHLFHWYGLLDHFNLDVVRVWKLFSLIEEGYHSTNPYHNSIHATDVTQAMHCFLQERRILENLSPLEIMASLIGAVTHDLDHPGVNQPFLIATSNHLAALYENTSVLENHHWRSAVGCLLESGVAEQIQGIRPELEKQISSLILATDITRQQEFIAKFRDLLTRDSLDMRNQQHRHFILQISLKCADISNPCRPWDISKKWSMKVCEEFFRQGDYERQLNLPVTSLCDRHSTSIPKIQTGFFKFVVTPLMDEWHRFLKTDLSHSMMHHLKFNQVQWESKLQAEINEETRTEISDAELLEEEDVDDGVDDQDEPLNELSDSSEVLIPNVAKFGRRGSLQIGAGFCGVRSERRFSVPVHSIPKIVLPAREPRDHRDLSAPPESIQESDEHKFDNDSLSIFSSDSDSLHRGARGSSTGSTADRERPLSAENLLPDCSIASMTDAVCGDRLNLVLHGAVSVGNTANLLTVGTSKHLIRQQTFPPLQPYIRTRYMSSQAELGACPEALLESSSSSNSSSTNQPEAFSESRGILVSIKKESAAKREQADPSSDKADKAKIPKLSLGLLGSGGGGGGGTGGGQKENLDPSILKRSLSRRRGSAPVTVALPPKPTEPELSVSFVIKSCDLRRGSMPAEFITMHTKDQQNGGNQPEVGVPSALPNNIGPAYNIQRRGSVPCDSSNSSTSVIIRNSFGIKRRSTKKAMRRRSSGGAEILSPILSEDSTAAIIGGAGCSSGSGASASSSSAWQRFKRRADTDNLLSRRRGSLPVEVLTIGYSGTLRH; via the exons CTACGACATCTACCGCGATACCAACGACAGGATCGCCCACGATGGCCACCGTAACGGCCGGGGCGACGGTGACGGCGGCTCCGTACGCACCCCAGCGCCGCATGTCCGACCAGGACCGGCCCCTGTTTGAGGCGCTCATAGCGGACGACCactcggaacatccgcggcggCGGCACGCCTGCACCGGCCGCTTCCTGACCATGCACAAACGGCGCAGAAAGAAGCTCAACACGCGCAGCCTCGCCCTGGACCAGGCCATCCTGGACGACATCCTGCACGGGCAGGTCCAGTGCATCCTGGACCGGGTCGGCAACTGGCGCTTCAACGCTTTCACCCTCGAGACGGTCACCGGTG GACGTTCACTGCCTGTCTTATGTGTTCATTTGTTCCATTGGTACGGCCTTTTGGACCACTTTAACCTAGACGTAGTTAGAGTATGGAAATTGTTTAGTTTAATCGAGGAAGGTTATCATAGCACCAATCCGTATCACAATTCAATTCACGCGACTGACGTAACACAAGCAATGCACTGTTTCCTGCAAGAGCGGCGCATCCTGGAGAATCTGAGCCCGCTGGAGATCATGGCGTCGCTGATTGGGGCCGTAACGCACGATCTGGACCACCCGGGCGTGAACCAGCCGTTCCTGATAGCGACCAGCAACCACCTGGCGGCGCTGTACGAGAACACTTCGGTGCTGGAGAACCACCACTGGCGGTCGGCCGTCGGTTGTCTGCTGGAGAGTGGCGTGGCCGAGCAGATCCAGGGCATCCGGCCGGAGCTGGAAAAGCAAATCAGCTCTCTAATCCTGGCGACGGACATCACCCGGCAGCAGGAGTTCATCGCCAAGTTCCGCGACCTGTTGACCCGGGACTCGCTGGACATGCGCAACCAACAGCACCGACACTTTATCCTGCAGATCTCGCTCAAGTGTGCGGACATCTCGAACCCGTGCCGGCCGTGGGACATAAGCAAAAAGTGGAGCATGAAGGTGTGCGAGGAGTTCTTCCGCCAGGGTGACTACGAACGTCAGCTGAACCTGCCCGTTACGTCGCTCTGTGATCGACACTCGACGTCGATTCCAAAGATCCAAACTGGGTTCTTCAAGTTTGTCGTGACACCGTTGATGGACGAGTGGCACCGATTTTTGAAGACGGACCTGTCGCACAGCATGATGCATCACTTGAAGTTCAACCAGGTCCAGTGGGAGAGCAAACTTCAAGCGGAGATCAACGAGGAAACTCGAACGGAGATTTCTGACGCGGAGTTGCTCGAGGAGGAAGACGTTGATGATGGCGTGGACGATCAGGACGAGCCACTGAACGAGCTGTCGGATAGCTCGGAGGTGCTCATCCCGAACGTCGCCAAGTTTGGACGGCGTGGTTCGCTGCAGATCGGCGCCGGTTTCTGCGGTGTTCGCAGCGAGCGACGCTTCTCCGTACCCGTACACAGTATACCGAAGATTGTGCTTCCAGCGCGAGAACCACGAGACCACCGAGATCTATCCGCCCCACCGGAATCGATTCAGGAGAGCGACGAGCACAAGTTCGATAATGATtcgctgtcgatcttctcgtcCGACAGCGACAGTCTTCATCGAGGTGCGCGTGGATCGTCCACCGGTAGTACCGCCGACCGGGAACGTCCGCTCAGTGCGGAGAACCTTCTTCCAGACTGCAGCATCGCGTCCATGACCGACGCCGTCTGTGGTGACCGACTGAATTTAGTGCTCCACGGAGCCGTTAGCGTAGGAAATACTGCGAATCTTCTCACCGTTGGAACTTCCAAGCACCTGATCCGTCAGCAAACCTTCCCACCGTTGCAACCGTACATCCGCACCCGGTACATGTCCTCGCAGGCCGAACTTGGTGCCTGTCCGGAGGCACTCCTCgaatccagcagcagcagcaacagctctTCCACCAACCAACCGGAAGCGTTCAGTGAATCTCGTGGCATTCTGGTGTCCATCAAGAAGGAGAGTGCCGCCAAACGCGAACAGGCGGACCCGTCCTCGGACAAGGCGGACAAAGCCAAAATACCGAAGCTCTCTCTTGGCCTGCTTggcagcggcggcggcggcggcggcggcaccgGAGGCGGCCAGAAGGAGAATCTCGACCCGTCGATACTGAAGCGAAGTCTCAGCCGGCGGCGCGGATCTGCTCCGGTCACCGTTGCCCTTCCCCCGAAACCCACGGAACCCGAACTCAGCGTGTCCTTCGTCATCAAGTCGTGCGACCTGCGGCGAGGTTCCATGCCGGCCGAATTCATCACCATGC ACACAAAAGACCAACAAAACGGCGGAAACCAGCCGGAAGTCGGCGTGCCGAGCGCCCTTCCGAACAACATCGGTCCGGCGTACAACATCCAGCGGCGGGGTTCCGTCCCGTGCGACAGCTCCAACAGCAGCACCAGCGTCATCATCCGGAACAGCTTCGGCATCAAGCGACGGAGCACGAAAAAGGCCATGCGGCGGCGGTCCTCGGGTGGGGCGGAAATTCTGAGTCCCATTCTGTCGGAAGATTCCACCGCCGCCATCATTGGGGGTGCCGGTTGCAGTAGTGGTAGTGGTGCGTCCGCTTCGTCGTCTTCCGCGTGGCAACGGTTCAAACGGCGCGCGGATACGGACAATTTGCTGTCGCGGCGGCGTGGATCGCTGCCGGTCGAGGTGCTAACCATTGGATATTCCG
- the LOC6041095 gene encoding uncharacterized protein LOC6041095 isoform X3, whose amino-acid sequence METTDSSSYKRLISTTSTAIPTTGSPTMATVTAGATVTAAPYAPQRRMSDQDRPLFEALIADDHSEHPRRRHACTGRFLTMHKRRRKKLNTRSLALDQAILDDILHGQVQCILDRVGNWRFNAFTLETVTGGRSLPVLCVHLFHWYGLLDHFNLDVVRVWKLFSLIEEGYHSTNPYHNSIHATDVTQAMHCFLQERRILENLSPLEIMASLIGAVTHDLDHPGVNQPFLIATSNHLAALYENTSVLENHHWRSAVGCLLESGVAEQIQGIRPELEKQISSLILATDITRQQEFIAKFRDLLTRDSLDMRNQQHRHFILQISLKCADISNPCRPWDISKKWSMKVCEEFFRQGDYERQLNLPVTSLCDRHSTSIPKIQTGFFKFVVTPLMDEWHRFLKTDLSHSMMHHLKFNQVQWESKLQAEINEETRTEISDAELLEEEDVDDGVDDQDEPLNELSDSSEVLIPNVAKFGRRGSLQIGAGFCGVRSERRFSVPVHSIPKIVLPAREPRDHRDLSAPPESIQESDEHKFDNDSLSIFSSDSDSLHRGARGSSTGSTADRERPLSAENLLPDCSIASMTDAVCGDRLNLVLHGAVSVGNTANLLTVGTSKHLIRQQTFPPLQPYIRTRYMSSQAELGACPEALLESSSSSNSSSTNQPEAFSESRGILVSIKKESAAKREQADPSSDKADKAKIPKLSLGLLGSGGGGGGGTGGGQKENLDPSILKRSLSRRRGSAPVTVALPPKPTEPELSVSFVIKSCDLRRGSMPAEFITMHTKDQQNGGNQPEVGVPSALPNNIGPAYNIQRRGSVPCDSSNSSTSVIIRNSFGIKRRSTKKAMRRRSSGGAEILSPILSEDSTAAIIGGAGCSSGSGASASSSSAWQRFKRRADTDNLLSRRRGSLPVEVLTIGYSGTLRH is encoded by the exons CTACGACATCTACCGCGATACCAACGACAGGATCGCCCACGATGGCCACCGTAACGGCCGGGGCGACGGTGACGGCGGCTCCGTACGCACCCCAGCGCCGCATGTCCGACCAGGACCGGCCCCTGTTTGAGGCGCTCATAGCGGACGACCactcggaacatccgcggcggCGGCACGCCTGCACCGGCCGCTTCCTGACCATGCACAAACGGCGCAGAAAGAAGCTCAACACGCGCAGCCTCGCCCTGGACCAGGCCATCCTGGACGACATCCTGCACGGGCAGGTCCAGTGCATCCTGGACCGGGTCGGCAACTGGCGCTTCAACGCTTTCACCCTCGAGACGGTCACCGGTG GACGTTCACTGCCTGTCTTATGTGTTCATTTGTTCCATTGGTACGGCCTTTTGGACCACTTTAACCTAGACGTAGTTAGAGTATGGAAATTGTTTAGTTTAATCGAGGAAGGTTATCATAGCACCAATCCGTATCACAATTCAATTCACGCGACTGACGTAACACAAGCAATGCACTGTTTCCTGCAAGAGCGGCGCATCCTGGAGAATCTGAGCCCGCTGGAGATCATGGCGTCGCTGATTGGGGCCGTAACGCACGATCTGGACCACCCGGGCGTGAACCAGCCGTTCCTGATAGCGACCAGCAACCACCTGGCGGCGCTGTACGAGAACACTTCGGTGCTGGAGAACCACCACTGGCGGTCGGCCGTCGGTTGTCTGCTGGAGAGTGGCGTGGCCGAGCAGATCCAGGGCATCCGGCCGGAGCTGGAAAAGCAAATCAGCTCTCTAATCCTGGCGACGGACATCACCCGGCAGCAGGAGTTCATCGCCAAGTTCCGCGACCTGTTGACCCGGGACTCGCTGGACATGCGCAACCAACAGCACCGACACTTTATCCTGCAGATCTCGCTCAAGTGTGCGGACATCTCGAACCCGTGCCGGCCGTGGGACATAAGCAAAAAGTGGAGCATGAAGGTGTGCGAGGAGTTCTTCCGCCAGGGTGACTACGAACGTCAGCTGAACCTGCCCGTTACGTCGCTCTGTGATCGACACTCGACGTCGATTCCAAAGATCCAAACTGGGTTCTTCAAGTTTGTCGTGACACCGTTGATGGACGAGTGGCACCGATTTTTGAAGACGGACCTGTCGCACAGCATGATGCATCACTTGAAGTTCAACCAGGTCCAGTGGGAGAGCAAACTTCAAGCGGAGATCAACGAGGAAACTCGAACGGAGATTTCTGACGCGGAGTTGCTCGAGGAGGAAGACGTTGATGATGGCGTGGACGATCAGGACGAGCCACTGAACGAGCTGTCGGATAGCTCGGAGGTGCTCATCCCGAACGTCGCCAAGTTTGGACGGCGTGGTTCGCTGCAGATCGGCGCCGGTTTCTGCGGTGTTCGCAGCGAGCGACGCTTCTCCGTACCCGTACACAGTATACCGAAGATTGTGCTTCCAGCGCGAGAACCACGAGACCACCGAGATCTATCCGCCCCACCGGAATCGATTCAGGAGAGCGACGAGCACAAGTTCGATAATGATtcgctgtcgatcttctcgtcCGACAGCGACAGTCTTCATCGAGGTGCGCGTGGATCGTCCACCGGTAGTACCGCCGACCGGGAACGTCCGCTCAGTGCGGAGAACCTTCTTCCAGACTGCAGCATCGCGTCCATGACCGACGCCGTCTGTGGTGACCGACTGAATTTAGTGCTCCACGGAGCCGTTAGCGTAGGAAATACTGCGAATCTTCTCACCGTTGGAACTTCCAAGCACCTGATCCGTCAGCAAACCTTCCCACCGTTGCAACCGTACATCCGCACCCGGTACATGTCCTCGCAGGCCGAACTTGGTGCCTGTCCGGAGGCACTCCTCgaatccagcagcagcagcaacagctctTCCACCAACCAACCGGAAGCGTTCAGTGAATCTCGTGGCATTCTGGTGTCCATCAAGAAGGAGAGTGCCGCCAAACGCGAACAGGCGGACCCGTCCTCGGACAAGGCGGACAAAGCCAAAATACCGAAGCTCTCTCTTGGCCTGCTTggcagcggcggcggcggcggcggcggcaccgGAGGCGGCCAGAAGGAGAATCTCGACCCGTCGATACTGAAGCGAAGTCTCAGCCGGCGGCGCGGATCTGCTCCGGTCACCGTTGCCCTTCCCCCGAAACCCACGGAACCCGAACTCAGCGTGTCCTTCGTCATCAAGTCGTGCGACCTGCGGCGAGGTTCCATGCCGGCCGAATTCATCACCATGC ACACAAAAGACCAACAAAACGGCGGAAACCAGCCGGAAGTCGGCGTGCCGAGCGCCCTTCCGAACAACATCGGTCCGGCGTACAACATCCAGCGGCGGGGTTCCGTCCCGTGCGACAGCTCCAACAGCAGCACCAGCGTCATCATCCGGAACAGCTTCGGCATCAAGCGACGGAGCACGAAAAAGGCCATGCGGCGGCGGTCCTCGGGTGGGGCGGAAATTCTGAGTCCCATTCTGTCGGAAGATTCCACCGCCGCCATCATTGGGGGTGCCGGTTGCAGTAGTGGTAGTGGTGCGTCCGCTTCGTCGTCTTCCGCGTGGCAACGGTTCAAACGGCGCGCGGATACGGACAATTTGCTGTCGCGGCGGCGTGGATCGCTGCCGGTCGAGGTGCTAACCATTGGATATTCCG
- the LOC6041095 gene encoding uncharacterized protein LOC6041095 isoform X2 — MQRCGLCSIISSLLRRAMCVGSRRGSGESYYQELAETNIPDVATMETTDSSSYKRLISTTSTAIPTTGSPTMATVTAGATVTAAPYAPQRRMSDQDRPLFEALIADDHSEHPRRRHACTGRFLTMHKRRRKKLNTRSLALDQAILDDILHGQVQCILDRVGNWRFNAFTLETVTGGRSLPVLCVHLFHWYGLLDHFNLDVVRVWKLFSLIEEGYHSTNPYHNSIHATDVTQAMHCFLQERRILENLSPLEIMASLIGAVTHDLDHPGVNQPFLIATSNHLAALYENTSVLENHHWRSAVGCLLESGVAEQIQGIRPELEKQISSLILATDITRQQEFIAKFRDLLTRDSLDMRNQQHRHFILQISLKCADISNPCRPWDISKKWSMKVCEEFFRQGDYERQLNLPVTSLCDRHSTSIPKIQTGFFKFVVTPLMDEWHRFLKTDLSHSMMHHLKFNQVQWESKLQAEINEETRTEISDAELLEEEDVDDGVDDQDEPLNELSDSSEVLIPNVAKFGRRGSLQIGAGFCGVRSERRFSVPVHSIPKIVLPAREPRDHRDLSAPPESIQESDEHKFDNDSLSIFSSDSDSLHRGARGSSTGSTADRERPLSAENLLPDCSIASMTDAVCGDRLNLVLHGAVSVGNTANLLTVGTSKHLIRQQTFPPLQPYIRTRYMSSQAELGACPEALLESSSSSNSSSTNQPEAFSESRGILVSIKKESAAKREQADPSSDKADKAKIPKLSLGLLGSGGGGGGGTGGGQKENLDPSILKRSLSRRRGSAPVTVALPPKPTEPELSVSFVIKSCDLRRGSMPAEFITMHTKDQQNGGNQPEVGVPSALPNNIGPAYNIQRRGSVPCDSSNSSTSVIIRNSFGIKRRSTKKAMRRRSSGGAEILSPILSEDSTAAIIGGAGCSSGSGASASSSSAWQRFKRRADTDNLLSRRRGSLPVEVLTIGYSGTLRH, encoded by the exons CTACGACATCTACCGCGATACCAACGACAGGATCGCCCACGATGGCCACCGTAACGGCCGGGGCGACGGTGACGGCGGCTCCGTACGCACCCCAGCGCCGCATGTCCGACCAGGACCGGCCCCTGTTTGAGGCGCTCATAGCGGACGACCactcggaacatccgcggcggCGGCACGCCTGCACCGGCCGCTTCCTGACCATGCACAAACGGCGCAGAAAGAAGCTCAACACGCGCAGCCTCGCCCTGGACCAGGCCATCCTGGACGACATCCTGCACGGGCAGGTCCAGTGCATCCTGGACCGGGTCGGCAACTGGCGCTTCAACGCTTTCACCCTCGAGACGGTCACCGGTG GACGTTCACTGCCTGTCTTATGTGTTCATTTGTTCCATTGGTACGGCCTTTTGGACCACTTTAACCTAGACGTAGTTAGAGTATGGAAATTGTTTAGTTTAATCGAGGAAGGTTATCATAGCACCAATCCGTATCACAATTCAATTCACGCGACTGACGTAACACAAGCAATGCACTGTTTCCTGCAAGAGCGGCGCATCCTGGAGAATCTGAGCCCGCTGGAGATCATGGCGTCGCTGATTGGGGCCGTAACGCACGATCTGGACCACCCGGGCGTGAACCAGCCGTTCCTGATAGCGACCAGCAACCACCTGGCGGCGCTGTACGAGAACACTTCGGTGCTGGAGAACCACCACTGGCGGTCGGCCGTCGGTTGTCTGCTGGAGAGTGGCGTGGCCGAGCAGATCCAGGGCATCCGGCCGGAGCTGGAAAAGCAAATCAGCTCTCTAATCCTGGCGACGGACATCACCCGGCAGCAGGAGTTCATCGCCAAGTTCCGCGACCTGTTGACCCGGGACTCGCTGGACATGCGCAACCAACAGCACCGACACTTTATCCTGCAGATCTCGCTCAAGTGTGCGGACATCTCGAACCCGTGCCGGCCGTGGGACATAAGCAAAAAGTGGAGCATGAAGGTGTGCGAGGAGTTCTTCCGCCAGGGTGACTACGAACGTCAGCTGAACCTGCCCGTTACGTCGCTCTGTGATCGACACTCGACGTCGATTCCAAAGATCCAAACTGGGTTCTTCAAGTTTGTCGTGACACCGTTGATGGACGAGTGGCACCGATTTTTGAAGACGGACCTGTCGCACAGCATGATGCATCACTTGAAGTTCAACCAGGTCCAGTGGGAGAGCAAACTTCAAGCGGAGATCAACGAGGAAACTCGAACGGAGATTTCTGACGCGGAGTTGCTCGAGGAGGAAGACGTTGATGATGGCGTGGACGATCAGGACGAGCCACTGAACGAGCTGTCGGATAGCTCGGAGGTGCTCATCCCGAACGTCGCCAAGTTTGGACGGCGTGGTTCGCTGCAGATCGGCGCCGGTTTCTGCGGTGTTCGCAGCGAGCGACGCTTCTCCGTACCCGTACACAGTATACCGAAGATTGTGCTTCCAGCGCGAGAACCACGAGACCACCGAGATCTATCCGCCCCACCGGAATCGATTCAGGAGAGCGACGAGCACAAGTTCGATAATGATtcgctgtcgatcttctcgtcCGACAGCGACAGTCTTCATCGAGGTGCGCGTGGATCGTCCACCGGTAGTACCGCCGACCGGGAACGTCCGCTCAGTGCGGAGAACCTTCTTCCAGACTGCAGCATCGCGTCCATGACCGACGCCGTCTGTGGTGACCGACTGAATTTAGTGCTCCACGGAGCCGTTAGCGTAGGAAATACTGCGAATCTTCTCACCGTTGGAACTTCCAAGCACCTGATCCGTCAGCAAACCTTCCCACCGTTGCAACCGTACATCCGCACCCGGTACATGTCCTCGCAGGCCGAACTTGGTGCCTGTCCGGAGGCACTCCTCgaatccagcagcagcagcaacagctctTCCACCAACCAACCGGAAGCGTTCAGTGAATCTCGTGGCATTCTGGTGTCCATCAAGAAGGAGAGTGCCGCCAAACGCGAACAGGCGGACCCGTCCTCGGACAAGGCGGACAAAGCCAAAATACCGAAGCTCTCTCTTGGCCTGCTTggcagcggcggcggcggcggcggcggcaccgGAGGCGGCCAGAAGGAGAATCTCGACCCGTCGATACTGAAGCGAAGTCTCAGCCGGCGGCGCGGATCTGCTCCGGTCACCGTTGCCCTTCCCCCGAAACCCACGGAACCCGAACTCAGCGTGTCCTTCGTCATCAAGTCGTGCGACCTGCGGCGAGGTTCCATGCCGGCCGAATTCATCACCATGC ACACAAAAGACCAACAAAACGGCGGAAACCAGCCGGAAGTCGGCGTGCCGAGCGCCCTTCCGAACAACATCGGTCCGGCGTACAACATCCAGCGGCGGGGTTCCGTCCCGTGCGACAGCTCCAACAGCAGCACCAGCGTCATCATCCGGAACAGCTTCGGCATCAAGCGACGGAGCACGAAAAAGGCCATGCGGCGGCGGTCCTCGGGTGGGGCGGAAATTCTGAGTCCCATTCTGTCGGAAGATTCCACCGCCGCCATCATTGGGGGTGCCGGTTGCAGTAGTGGTAGTGGTGCGTCCGCTTCGTCGTCTTCCGCGTGGCAACGGTTCAAACGGCGCGCGGATACGGACAATTTGCTGTCGCGGCGGCGTGGATCGCTGCCGGTCGAGGTGCTAACCATTGGATATTCCG
- the LOC6041095 gene encoding uncharacterized protein LOC6041095 isoform X1 — protein MQRCGLCSIISSLLRRAMCVGSRRGSGESYYQELAETNVCRQKPSLTASIIPDVATMETTDSSSYKRLISTTSTAIPTTGSPTMATVTAGATVTAAPYAPQRRMSDQDRPLFEALIADDHSEHPRRRHACTGRFLTMHKRRRKKLNTRSLALDQAILDDILHGQVQCILDRVGNWRFNAFTLETVTGGRSLPVLCVHLFHWYGLLDHFNLDVVRVWKLFSLIEEGYHSTNPYHNSIHATDVTQAMHCFLQERRILENLSPLEIMASLIGAVTHDLDHPGVNQPFLIATSNHLAALYENTSVLENHHWRSAVGCLLESGVAEQIQGIRPELEKQISSLILATDITRQQEFIAKFRDLLTRDSLDMRNQQHRHFILQISLKCADISNPCRPWDISKKWSMKVCEEFFRQGDYERQLNLPVTSLCDRHSTSIPKIQTGFFKFVVTPLMDEWHRFLKTDLSHSMMHHLKFNQVQWESKLQAEINEETRTEISDAELLEEEDVDDGVDDQDEPLNELSDSSEVLIPNVAKFGRRGSLQIGAGFCGVRSERRFSVPVHSIPKIVLPAREPRDHRDLSAPPESIQESDEHKFDNDSLSIFSSDSDSLHRGARGSSTGSTADRERPLSAENLLPDCSIASMTDAVCGDRLNLVLHGAVSVGNTANLLTVGTSKHLIRQQTFPPLQPYIRTRYMSSQAELGACPEALLESSSSSNSSSTNQPEAFSESRGILVSIKKESAAKREQADPSSDKADKAKIPKLSLGLLGSGGGGGGGTGGGQKENLDPSILKRSLSRRRGSAPVTVALPPKPTEPELSVSFVIKSCDLRRGSMPAEFITMHTKDQQNGGNQPEVGVPSALPNNIGPAYNIQRRGSVPCDSSNSSTSVIIRNSFGIKRRSTKKAMRRRSSGGAEILSPILSEDSTAAIIGGAGCSSGSGASASSSSAWQRFKRRADTDNLLSRRRGSLPVEVLTIGYSGTLRH, from the exons CTACGACATCTACCGCGATACCAACGACAGGATCGCCCACGATGGCCACCGTAACGGCCGGGGCGACGGTGACGGCGGCTCCGTACGCACCCCAGCGCCGCATGTCCGACCAGGACCGGCCCCTGTTTGAGGCGCTCATAGCGGACGACCactcggaacatccgcggcggCGGCACGCCTGCACCGGCCGCTTCCTGACCATGCACAAACGGCGCAGAAAGAAGCTCAACACGCGCAGCCTCGCCCTGGACCAGGCCATCCTGGACGACATCCTGCACGGGCAGGTCCAGTGCATCCTGGACCGGGTCGGCAACTGGCGCTTCAACGCTTTCACCCTCGAGACGGTCACCGGTG GACGTTCACTGCCTGTCTTATGTGTTCATTTGTTCCATTGGTACGGCCTTTTGGACCACTTTAACCTAGACGTAGTTAGAGTATGGAAATTGTTTAGTTTAATCGAGGAAGGTTATCATAGCACCAATCCGTATCACAATTCAATTCACGCGACTGACGTAACACAAGCAATGCACTGTTTCCTGCAAGAGCGGCGCATCCTGGAGAATCTGAGCCCGCTGGAGATCATGGCGTCGCTGATTGGGGCCGTAACGCACGATCTGGACCACCCGGGCGTGAACCAGCCGTTCCTGATAGCGACCAGCAACCACCTGGCGGCGCTGTACGAGAACACTTCGGTGCTGGAGAACCACCACTGGCGGTCGGCCGTCGGTTGTCTGCTGGAGAGTGGCGTGGCCGAGCAGATCCAGGGCATCCGGCCGGAGCTGGAAAAGCAAATCAGCTCTCTAATCCTGGCGACGGACATCACCCGGCAGCAGGAGTTCATCGCCAAGTTCCGCGACCTGTTGACCCGGGACTCGCTGGACATGCGCAACCAACAGCACCGACACTTTATCCTGCAGATCTCGCTCAAGTGTGCGGACATCTCGAACCCGTGCCGGCCGTGGGACATAAGCAAAAAGTGGAGCATGAAGGTGTGCGAGGAGTTCTTCCGCCAGGGTGACTACGAACGTCAGCTGAACCTGCCCGTTACGTCGCTCTGTGATCGACACTCGACGTCGATTCCAAAGATCCAAACTGGGTTCTTCAAGTTTGTCGTGACACCGTTGATGGACGAGTGGCACCGATTTTTGAAGACGGACCTGTCGCACAGCATGATGCATCACTTGAAGTTCAACCAGGTCCAGTGGGAGAGCAAACTTCAAGCGGAGATCAACGAGGAAACTCGAACGGAGATTTCTGACGCGGAGTTGCTCGAGGAGGAAGACGTTGATGATGGCGTGGACGATCAGGACGAGCCACTGAACGAGCTGTCGGATAGCTCGGAGGTGCTCATCCCGAACGTCGCCAAGTTTGGACGGCGTGGTTCGCTGCAGATCGGCGCCGGTTTCTGCGGTGTTCGCAGCGAGCGACGCTTCTCCGTACCCGTACACAGTATACCGAAGATTGTGCTTCCAGCGCGAGAACCACGAGACCACCGAGATCTATCCGCCCCACCGGAATCGATTCAGGAGAGCGACGAGCACAAGTTCGATAATGATtcgctgtcgatcttctcgtcCGACAGCGACAGTCTTCATCGAGGTGCGCGTGGATCGTCCACCGGTAGTACCGCCGACCGGGAACGTCCGCTCAGTGCGGAGAACCTTCTTCCAGACTGCAGCATCGCGTCCATGACCGACGCCGTCTGTGGTGACCGACTGAATTTAGTGCTCCACGGAGCCGTTAGCGTAGGAAATACTGCGAATCTTCTCACCGTTGGAACTTCCAAGCACCTGATCCGTCAGCAAACCTTCCCACCGTTGCAACCGTACATCCGCACCCGGTACATGTCCTCGCAGGCCGAACTTGGTGCCTGTCCGGAGGCACTCCTCgaatccagcagcagcagcaacagctctTCCACCAACCAACCGGAAGCGTTCAGTGAATCTCGTGGCATTCTGGTGTCCATCAAGAAGGAGAGTGCCGCCAAACGCGAACAGGCGGACCCGTCCTCGGACAAGGCGGACAAAGCCAAAATACCGAAGCTCTCTCTTGGCCTGCTTggcagcggcggcggcggcggcggcggcaccgGAGGCGGCCAGAAGGAGAATCTCGACCCGTCGATACTGAAGCGAAGTCTCAGCCGGCGGCGCGGATCTGCTCCGGTCACCGTTGCCCTTCCCCCGAAACCCACGGAACCCGAACTCAGCGTGTCCTTCGTCATCAAGTCGTGCGACCTGCGGCGAGGTTCCATGCCGGCCGAATTCATCACCATGC ACACAAAAGACCAACAAAACGGCGGAAACCAGCCGGAAGTCGGCGTGCCGAGCGCCCTTCCGAACAACATCGGTCCGGCGTACAACATCCAGCGGCGGGGTTCCGTCCCGTGCGACAGCTCCAACAGCAGCACCAGCGTCATCATCCGGAACAGCTTCGGCATCAAGCGACGGAGCACGAAAAAGGCCATGCGGCGGCGGTCCTCGGGTGGGGCGGAAATTCTGAGTCCCATTCTGTCGGAAGATTCCACCGCCGCCATCATTGGGGGTGCCGGTTGCAGTAGTGGTAGTGGTGCGTCCGCTTCGTCGTCTTCCGCGTGGCAACGGTTCAAACGGCGCGCGGATACGGACAATTTGCTGTCGCGGCGGCGTGGATCGCTGCCGGTCGAGGTGCTAACCATTGGATATTCCG